A single genomic interval of Prunus dulcis chromosome 5, ALMONDv2, whole genome shotgun sequence harbors:
- the LOC117627828 gene encoding vacuolar protein sorting-associated protein 26C — translation MSIELKLSRINRVYRPSEVVEGKIIVRSSSSISHYGIRLAVNGSVNLQVRGGSAGVIETLVGVAKPISIVNKIVEVRPSGKIASGTSEIPFSMNIKQPGEKKLERFYETFHGANINIQYLLTVDISRGYLHKSLSTTMEFIVESDRADLLERPVSPEMVIFYLTQDTQRHPLLPELKSGGFRVIGKMSTLCCLSDPIVGELTVEASAVPICSIDMHLLRVESILLGEKIVTEQSLIQTTQIADGDVCRNMTLPIYVLLPRLLTCPTVLAGPFSIEFKVAIVITFQSDVAKVHSKSDPTTPRLWLAMESLPLELVRTS, via the exons ATGTCGATAGAGCTCAAACTTTCACGAATTAATCGCGTCTATCGCCCTTCT GAAGTTGTTGAGGGTAAAATCATAGTgaggtcttcttcttcaatctcCCACTATGGAATTCGCCTCGCTGTTAACGGATCTGTCAACTTGCAG GTTCGTGGAGGATCGGCGGGAGTTATCGAGACTTTGGTTGGTGTTGCCAAGCCTATTTCCATTGT GAATAAAATTGTTGAGGTTAGACCTTCTGGAAAGATTGCTTCAGGCACATCAGAG ATTCCATTTTCCATGAATATCAAGCAGCCGGGAGAAAAGAAGCTGGAAAGGTTCTATGAGACCTTCCATGGAGCAAATATTAACATTCAG TATTTATTAACTGTAGATATATCGAGAGGATACCTGCATAAATCATTATCTACAACAATGGAGTTCATAGTTGAAAGTGATAGAG CTGATCTTCTTGAGCGACCAGTTTCTCCGGAGATGGTTATCTTTTACCttactcaagatactcaaagGCATCCGCTACTTCCTGAACTAAAGTCAG GTGGATTCCGGGTTATTGGGAAAATGTCCACTCTATGTTGTTTATCAGATCCCATTGTTGGTGAACTAACAGTAGAAGCGTCTGCAGTTCCGATTTGTTCGATTGACATGCACTTGCTTCGTGTAGAGTCAATCCTTCTTGGGGAGAAAATAGTGACTGAACAGTCTCTGATTCAGACTACACAG ATAGCAGATGGAGATGTCTGCCGTAATATGACTCTACCCATTTATGTTTTACTTCCCCGTCTTTTGACTTGTCCTACCGTCTTAGCTGG TCCATTTTCCATAGAATTTAAAGTTGCCATAGTCATAACCTTTCAATCAGATGTAGCGAAAGTGCATTCAAAATCTGATCCTACAACTCCCAGACTATGG CTTGCAATGGAAAGTTTACCCCTTGAACTTGTTCGAACAAGCTGA